The genome window ATGCATTACCTGAGCTAACAAGCTGCTTGTATAGATTGTGAACACCTCTATCATCAACTTCTATATGCTCAACCCATGTAACCTAGGGCATAGAAGGACACAcagaaagagaaacaaataattaGTGTGCTTGTATAGATTGTGAACACCTCTATCATCAACTTCTATATGCTCAACCCATGTAACCTAGGGCATAGAAGGACACAcagaaagagaaacaaataattaGTGTAagtatgtttctcaaaaaataaaaaataataataattagtgtAAGTATGATTGATAcagcttattattatttttaactttgtaAAGGTGCAATTTCAAATTGCTGAGCTAAATAGGCACTAAGAGGACCACTAGAAAAGTGAATTGAAATCAGTCATCTAGCCTGACTATTAGTACCTTTGAATATCCATTGGGCATTTCTTGAATCAAACAACCAGAAGGCCTTCTTCGGCACCTCACTGCCGGACTAGGGCGCAGATTATCCAAGGAAACATCAACCACTGCCCAAGTACCATCAGCATGCTGTTTACAGTACCTCACATAATAACTCTCCCGAGTTGGAACGAGGGGTGAGGGAACTTGGAATTCTGCTGTCATCTaaagaagcaaatttgaatttatatcattAGAACCAAATTGATTCAAAAGCATATATAACCAGAGACTCCCCTATATAGTAAgccaaaattttagtaaaaagaaCAATAATACAATAGACATGAAGTTCTGTATGTACCACTTGCAGTGCACCATTATAATTTCCTGCCACTCCAGTTGATAATACTTCCAGAGTCATAGCTCTTGAGACAATCCCAGAAAACACAGTAGACCACTGACTCTGAATATAATAACAGAATGACAAAGCTTAATTAGGGATCAATATTATTACTGAACTTTTAGATGATAGAAACCCTAGCTACCTCTCTTAACTGGTTTATACAAAAGAGAAGAATTAAGCTTACCACATCCATTAGAATCTCAACAAGGTTGATGTGGTTCATGATGACAACAGCAGTTTCTCGTGAAGCTTCGCATTTGAAGCCGGATGGTCTTGGTCCAATCCCACGAGGAAATGTCCTAATATATTCATCCTCATTTATCATTGAGGTGCCATCAAGATTTGTCATCCATAAGGGTTCCCCCATTTTAGCCATTCTGATTAGTTCCTCCATTGCTGCAACCGCAAGCTCAATGATCATAGGTTTATCAGCTTCGGTTGGTGCATTGATCGTCCTAAGAAGGTCTCCAGCACCATACATCTCTCCTCCAATGCCTGGCTGCCCACCAAAACTCCCAACTCCAAGGTCTAGTGGCCGGGTTGGGACCGGTGGAGAAAGAAGAGGGTAGTTCACAACTGGCTTGCCAACGTACTTTGCAGCAATTGCTGAAATCCTATCAATCTggataacaacaacaacaacaaaggaatattttttttatttttttattttgagtatCTAACCTTAAACaatatttaccaaaaatatctcatatagacaaaataaaaatacttgcAATTCTTGTACCTCTTCTCTTAATCGGGCATTTTCGAGTCTCAAATGATGTTCATCAAAGGACATCTCTCCTATTGCAGTTGGACCACCACAATTGGGACATGAGGCATTGCTAAGAGCTTCTCTGTACCTCATGTTATCGGCCCGAAGCTTTTCGTTCTCAGTTCtcagatttgtattttcatGACGCTCATGTTGGGTCTGTGACAATAAAATTTGGTGAATGACCAAGAAGCTAAAATTGGAAAAcgaaaaaattaaaggaataaaaaaaaacgtCAGAGTTTACTAATATAATGTAACCCCACTTTCCATTAAAGAAGAGTAAGGTATGGTAACTGCACGATGTTAGCATATTCTTAGAGTTTATATTTGTAAAGAACAGTTCAGGATTATTAGACcaaaaaaatggattttacCTTCATTTGGGTGCGCTTGTTTTGGAACCAAAATTTGACTTGCAATGGCTCCAACCCTAATTCACGGCTTAGTTCTTTCCTTTGCTTGTCATCTGGATGTGGACACTCCTTAAAGAATCTAAAAGAATGTCCAAAAAAACcgcattaaaaaaatagaaaaatgaaattaagaagggtttagattttagaattaagatattaaattaaaaaaaaattaaattattgcaacaatttGAAAACTTATTAAATTGAGTTGGAGCTAGCTAGCTTACGCTTCCATTTCCTGGATCTGGTGCTGAGTGTGGCGGTGGTAGCGCTTCTTTTTGTTGGGCCGTGGATCTTGGTCGTCACCGGAGGCACCTTCATGGTTTTCGCTACCAGATTTAGTAGCACTGTCAAATTCATCGTCTCGAATTCGGGC of Quercus lobata isolate SW786 chromosome 8, ValleyOak3.0 Primary Assembly, whole genome shotgun sequence contains these proteins:
- the LOC115955424 gene encoding homeobox-leucine zipper protein HDG2, translated to MPAGIMIPASNMPSMIGRNGFGSSSGLTLGQPNMMDGQLHQLDMAQNTSESDLARIRDDEFDSATKSGSENHEGASGDDQDPRPNKKKRYHRHTQHQIQEMEAFFKECPHPDDKQRKELSRELGLEPLQVKFWFQNKRTQMKTQHERHENTNLRTENEKLRADNMRYREALSNASCPNCGGPTAIGEMSFDEHHLRLENARLREEIDRISAIAAKYVGKPVVNYPLLSPPVPTRPLDLGVGSFGGQPGIGGEMYGAGDLLRTINAPTEADKPMIIELAVAAMEELIRMAKMGEPLWMTNLDGTSMINEDEYIRTFPRGIGPRPSGFKCEASRETAVVIMNHINLVEILMDVSQWSTVFSGIVSRAMTLEVLSTGVAGNYNGALQVMTAEFQVPSPLVPTRESYYVRYCKQHADGTWAVVDVSLDNLRPSPAVRCRRRPSGCLIQEMPNGYSKVTWVEHIEVDDRGVHNLYKQLVSSGNAFGAKRWVATLDRQCERLASAMATNIPTGDIGVITNQEGRKSMLKLAERMVISFCAGVSASTAHTWTTLSGTGADDVRVMTRKSIDDPGRPPGIVLSAATSFWLPVPPKRVFDFLRDENSRSEWDILSNGGVVQEMAHIANGRETGNCVSLLRVNSANSSQSNMLILQESCTDPTASFVIYAPVDIVAMNLVLNGGDPDYVALLPSGFAILPDGTMAHEGGIGEATTSGGSLLTVAFQILVDSVPTAKLSLGSVATVNNLIACTVERIKASLSCENA